The Devosia sp. SD17-2 genome includes a region encoding these proteins:
- a CDS encoding DUF983 domain-containing protein, giving the protein MSDPRDAESEKRAWPAIWRGLKCKCPKCGKGWLFHHYLEQVDHCSECGEPLAYYKAGLFLPFVVITVVIHIIAAVMLDIELRGGASPMAYLYTLVPLSIIMPLAILPSSKGAIVGLMWAKGWSDEQDR; this is encoded by the coding sequence ATGTCCGATCCGAGAGATGCTGAGAGCGAGAAGCGGGCTTGGCCGGCGATCTGGCGCGGCTTGAAGTGCAAGTGCCCCAAATGCGGCAAGGGCTGGCTGTTCCACCACTATCTTGAACAAGTGGACCACTGCTCTGAGTGCGGAGAACCACTAGCTTACTACAAGGCTGGGCTCTTCCTGCCTTTCGTTGTGATCACGGTCGTGATTCACATTATCGCGGCAGTAATGCTGGACATAGAACTGCGGGGCGGAGCAAGCCCGATGGCCTATTTGTATACTCTCGTTCCTCTCTCCATCATCATGCCATTGGCCATCCTACCCTCCTCAAAGGGTGCAATCGTGGGCCTGATGTGGGCGAAGGGGTGGAGCGACGAACAGGATCGCTAG
- a CDS encoding DUF3800 domain-containing protein, whose translation MDEAGDEGLGKIREYGRQGGASQWFGLGAMFLTAEQDAHLTKWRDEIGAIFPQRAKRDIHFQHLKHEQKIAACTHLASKPFGACVVLSNKRTIRHSGKYEIFKQPQHLYNYLVRFLLERLTVACKRHATRSGHAEASLSITFSRRTGTDYQVMAEYLRLMRDGKEVKQPLRSIDWSVFDPDDIRVENHEKRAGLQLADVVTSATFNAFEPGIYGHCETGYAEAIRSRFIKDQGCALNCGLTLTPLAMQNPMPQKQLDFALSFK comes from the coding sequence ATCGATGAGGCCGGAGACGAAGGGCTCGGGAAGATCAGGGAATACGGGCGACAGGGCGGGGCGTCTCAGTGGTTCGGCCTAGGCGCAATGTTCCTTACTGCAGAACAGGATGCTCACCTTACGAAATGGCGAGATGAGATCGGCGCAATTTTCCCTCAAAGGGCGAAGCGAGATATTCACTTCCAGCACCTCAAGCACGAGCAAAAGATCGCTGCATGCACCCATTTGGCATCAAAGCCTTTTGGCGCATGCGTAGTCTTATCCAACAAGAGAACCATCAGGCACAGCGGCAAATACGAAATATTCAAACAGCCGCAGCACCTATATAACTACCTTGTCCGCTTCTTACTCGAGCGCCTGACCGTTGCGTGCAAACGGCACGCGACTAGATCCGGCCACGCAGAGGCGAGCCTTTCCATCACATTCTCCCGGCGAACTGGCACAGACTACCAAGTGATGGCCGAATACCTGCGCCTGATGAGGGATGGAAAAGAAGTAAAACAGCCGCTTCGGTCCATTGATTGGAGCGTTTTTGACCCAGACGACATCAGAGTGGAAAACCATGAAAAGCGCGCTGGCTTGCAGCTTGCAGACGTCGTTACGAGCGCCACATTCAATGCTTTTGAGCCAGGCATTTACGGTCACTGTGAGACAGGCTACGCGGAGGCGATCAGATCGCGCTTCATAAAAGACCAAGGATGTGCGCTGAACTGCGGATTAACCCTCACTCCCCTGGCGATGCAAAATCCGATGCCGCAAAAGCAATTGGACTTCGCCTTATCGTTCAAATGA
- a CDS encoding IS66 family transposase → MQASVSPMPDDVEALKAALAASRIEVAEAKAEAATVRAERSDDQALIAHLKLQIEKLKHQLFGSKSERSRRLLDQLELQLEELEATASQDEAVAQIAARKVADAPGFERRRPSRQPFPEHLPRERRVIAAPCACPACGGTRLSRIGEDVTETLEVIPRQWKVIQTVREKVACRDCEKISQPPAPFHVVARGWAGPGLLAMMLFEKYGQHQPLNRQVERYGREGVPLSLSTLADQVGAAAAVLEPLHHRLAAHVMAAERLHGDDTTVPVLARGKTSTGRIWTYVRDDRPFGGPAPPAALFYYSPNRAGEHPRQHLADWSGILQADAYGGYARLYDAGRQAGPITEAGCWSHARRAFFVLADIEASARRRADGKKPAPISPLALEIVQRMDRLFEIERAISGQSSPERLTIRRELSAPLVDGLEALMLQHRPGLSRHDDLAKAMDYMLKRWPAFTRFLHDGRVCLTNNAAERALRGIALGRKAWLFAGSDRGGQRAAVMYSLIVTAKLNDIDPQAWLADVLARIADHPSHQLDDRLPWNWAAQHQIRKTA, encoded by the coding sequence ATGCAAGCCAGCGTTTCGCCCATGCCAGATGACGTGGAAGCCCTCAAGGCGGCGTTGGCGGCTTCGCGGATCGAAGTTGCAGAAGCCAAGGCCGAGGCAGCAACTGTCCGGGCTGAGCGGTCTGATGATCAGGCGCTGATCGCCCATCTCAAGCTGCAGATCGAGAAGCTCAAGCATCAGCTGTTCGGCAGCAAGTCCGAGCGCAGCCGGCGTTTGCTGGACCAGCTCGAGCTGCAGCTTGAGGAACTGGAAGCCACGGCTAGCCAGGATGAGGCAGTGGCCCAGATTGCGGCCCGCAAGGTCGCTGATGCACCCGGCTTTGAACGCCGCCGGCCATCACGCCAGCCCTTTCCCGAGCATCTGCCGCGCGAGCGTCGTGTCATTGCTGCGCCCTGCGCCTGTCCAGCCTGCGGCGGAACGCGGTTGAGCCGGATCGGTGAAGACGTCACCGAGACGCTCGAGGTGATCCCGCGACAGTGGAAGGTCATTCAGACGGTACGTGAGAAGGTCGCCTGCCGGGACTGCGAGAAGATCAGCCAGCCACCGGCGCCGTTCCATGTAGTGGCCCGCGGCTGGGCCGGTCCAGGCTTGCTGGCGATGATGCTGTTCGAGAAGTACGGGCAACATCAGCCCCTCAACCGGCAGGTCGAACGCTATGGCCGTGAAGGCGTGCCGTTGAGCCTGTCGACGCTGGCCGATCAGGTGGGTGCGGCTGCGGCCGTGCTCGAGCCCTTGCACCATCGGCTTGCCGCCCATGTCATGGCCGCCGAACGGCTGCACGGGGACGATACGACCGTGCCGGTCCTGGCCAGGGGCAAGACGTCAACGGGCAGGATCTGGACCTATGTCCGGGACGATCGACCCTTTGGTGGTCCGGCCCCGCCGGCGGCGCTGTTCTACTATTCGCCCAACCGCGCCGGTGAACATCCACGGCAGCACCTGGCCGACTGGTCCGGGATTCTGCAGGCCGATGCCTATGGCGGCTATGCCCGGCTCTATGATGCTGGCCGCCAAGCCGGCCCGATCACCGAAGCCGGATGCTGGAGCCATGCGCGCCGCGCCTTCTTCGTGCTGGCAGATATCGAGGCAAGCGCCCGCCGCAGGGCTGACGGCAAGAAGCCGGCGCCGATCTCGCCACTTGCGCTTGAGATCGTACAGCGCATGGATCGCCTGTTCGAGATTGAACGCGCCATCAGCGGCCAGTCATCACCCGAGCGGTTGACGATCAGGCGCGAGCTGAGCGCGCCATTGGTGGACGGACTCGAAGCCCTGATGCTCCAGCATCGCCCTGGACTGTCGCGGCACGACGATCTGGCCAAGGCCATGGACTATATGCTCAAGCGCTGGCCCGCATTCACCCGGTTCCTTCACGATGGCAGGGTCTGTCTGACCAACAATGCCGCCGAGCGGGCTCTGAGAGGCATCGCACTTGGGAGGAAGGCCTGGCTATTCGCCGGCTCCGACCGTGGCGGGCAGCGTGCCGCTGTCATGTACAGCCTCATCGTCACCGCCAAGCTCAACGATATTGACCCGCAGGCCTGGCTCGCCGACGTCTTGGCCCGCATCGCCGATCACCCCAGCCATCAGCTCGACGATCGGTTGCCATGGAACTGGGCGGCCCAGCATCAGATCAGGAAGACCGCATGA
- a CDS encoding NADH:ubiquinone reductase (Na(+)-transporting) subunit D, translating to MAGWTTVTDPILRQNPVTLQILGICSALAVTTTLAAALTMGAALTLVVVTAGAIISMIRAHLPSSIRLIVQIIIVASLVIVIDQFLQAFFYEMSQRLSVFVSLIATNCVVLGRTESFALHNRPLPAMADGLGNGLGYSLVLAIVGSVRELFGQGTLLGYAILPTVEQGGWYEPLSLMLLAPSAFFLLSGLVWAIRSWRREQIETPEYSLAPTRDAGT from the coding sequence ATGGCCGGCTGGACGACAGTCACCGACCCCATCCTCCGCCAGAACCCCGTGACCTTGCAGATCCTGGGCATCTGCTCGGCTTTGGCGGTGACCACGACCCTGGCCGCCGCCCTGACCATGGGCGCGGCATTGACCCTGGTCGTCGTCACTGCGGGCGCGATCATCAGCATGATCCGCGCGCACCTGCCTTCCTCGATCCGGCTGATCGTGCAAATCATCATCGTGGCTTCGCTGGTGATCGTGATCGATCAGTTCCTGCAGGCGTTCTTCTATGAGATGAGCCAGCGCCTGTCGGTCTTTGTCAGCCTGATCGCGACCAACTGCGTCGTGCTGGGCCGCACCGAATCCTTTGCCCTGCACAATCGGCCGCTTCCGGCGATGGCCGATGGCCTTGGCAATGGGCTGGGCTATTCGTTGGTGCTGGCGATTGTCGGCAGCGTGCGGGAACTGTTCGGCCAGGGCACGCTGCTGGGCTATGCGATCCTGCCGACTGTGGAACAGGGCGGCTGGTACGAACCGCTCAGCCTGATGCTGCTGGCGCCCAGCGCCTTTTTCCTCCTCAGCGGACTGGTCTGGGCCATCAGAAGCTGGCGCCGGGAGCAGATCGAGACGCCTGAATATAGCCTGGCACCGACACGGGATGCCGGCACATGA
- the nqrE gene encoding NADH:ubiquinone reductase (Na(+)-transporting) subunit E, with protein sequence MTDLAGLFIRSAFVENMPLTLFLGLCTFLALSRRPGTAVGLGVAVIVVMGVTVPVNHLLYQFVLAPGAWTWAGLPDLDLSYLRLLTFIGVIAAAVQLVEMVMDRYLPALFNTFGVFLSLLAVHCAILGGSLFMADRRYDLAESTVFGLGSGTGFALAVIMLSAIRRRLAYADLPGGLQGLGIAFLITGMMSLGFSTFAQVALP encoded by the coding sequence ATGACCGATCTCGCCGGCCTCTTCATCCGCTCAGCCTTCGTCGAGAACATGCCGTTGACGCTGTTTCTGGGGCTGTGCACCTTCCTCGCCCTGTCGCGGCGGCCGGGCACGGCGGTGGGACTGGGCGTTGCAGTCATCGTGGTGATGGGTGTCACGGTGCCGGTCAATCACCTGCTCTACCAGTTCGTACTGGCGCCGGGCGCCTGGACTTGGGCCGGCCTGCCCGATCTCGACCTAAGCTATCTGCGGCTGCTGACCTTTATCGGGGTGATCGCTGCGGCGGTGCAGCTGGTGGAAATGGTGATGGATCGTTATCTGCCCGCGCTCTTCAACACGTTCGGCGTGTTTCTCTCGCTGCTTGCGGTGCACTGCGCCATTCTCGGGGGGAGCCTGTTCATGGCGGATCGGCGTTATGACCTGGCCGAGAGCACGGTGTTCGGACTGGGTTCGGGCACCGGCTTCGCCTTGGCGGTCATCATGCTCTCGGCAATCCGGCGCCGGCTCGCCTATGCCGACCTGCCCGGCGGATTGCAGGGGCTGGGGATCGCCTTCCTCATTACCGGCATGATGTCGCTGGGCTTTTCCACTTTCGCCCAGGTGGCATTGCCATGA
- a CDS encoding CBS domain-containing protein produces the protein MSEAIAGIMRTQYLTLEADTPIRQAAGLLHANGEEAAPVVDAAGALLGILTQKDCFRPAMMASYYQQWRGTVGEQMSHPVRTIDATSDIVAAAEMFASEPYRSFPVLRLGQLVGMLRRDDVLGRLLELG, from the coding sequence ATGAGTGAAGCCATTGCCGGGATCATGCGCACCCAATACCTCACCTTGGAGGCCGATACGCCGATACGACAGGCCGCGGGACTGCTGCATGCCAATGGCGAGGAGGCGGCGCCTGTTGTGGATGCCGCAGGCGCGTTACTGGGAATTCTGACCCAGAAGGACTGCTTTCGCCCGGCCATGATGGCCAGCTATTACCAACAGTGGCGCGGAACCGTGGGGGAGCAGATGAGCCACCCCGTTCGCACCATCGATGCAACGAGTGACATCGTTGCCGCAGCGGAAATGTTCGCTTCCGAGCCGTACCGGTCCTTTCCGGTGCTCCGGTTAGGACAGCTCGTTGGCATGCTCCGCCGCGACGATGTCTTGGGGCGGCTGCTGGAACTCGGTTAG
- a CDS encoding thermonuclease family protein — translation MCRPGQPNTSDKTCIVDGDTLWLNGMNLRLLDFDTPEPSTAICGGATEVELAHQASSRLRELLNSNDWTLETFGNDRHGRTLATIRIDGVDVGDILISERLARRWPDGHEWWCR, via the coding sequence ATGTGTCGGCCGGGGCAGCCGAACACCTCTGACAAGACCTGCATCGTCGATGGCGACACGCTCTGGCTGAATGGGATGAACCTCCGCCTGCTGGACTTCGACACCCCTGAACCGAGCACGGCCATCTGCGGTGGCGCCACGGAGGTGGAACTGGCTCATCAGGCCAGCTCGCGTCTACGAGAACTGCTCAATTCCAACGATTGGACTTTGGAGACCTTCGGCAATGATCGGCACGGACGAACGCTAGCAACGATCCGTATAGACGGCGTCGACGTTGGCGATATCCTGATTTCGGAGCGACTTGCCCGGCGATGGCCGGATGGTCACGAATGGTGGTGCCGCTGA
- the nqrC gene encoding NADH:ubiquinone reductase (Na(+)-transporting) subunit C: MADLNPFRLWRGLLALPNESRPKTIAIAFLVSAICAVLVTGATVMLRPIQAQNRAVEQQARLEALLAEIPGLTQILAQSDDMTLSTVVVDLLRAEAAQDITPETLPAALADTASWTQLSPQQDIANLGSRANLKQIYLLRGPDEQVKVVILPVSGTGYGGPIEAMVAVADNMNTVAGLTVLSHGETPGLGARITEPAWRQQFSGKRIADDTGAVRLTVARGGGSSEFEVDAITGATRTSTAMAKMLQFWLGPQGYGPLLQAIRRGEF; encoded by the coding sequence ATGGCTGACCTGAACCCTTTTCGGCTTTGGCGCGGGCTTCTGGCACTGCCCAATGAGAGCCGCCCCAAGACCATTGCAATAGCCTTCCTAGTTTCGGCGATCTGTGCGGTGCTGGTCACGGGCGCAACCGTGATGCTGCGGCCGATACAGGCGCAGAACCGCGCCGTGGAACAGCAGGCCCGCCTCGAAGCCCTGCTGGCCGAAATACCCGGACTGACCCAGATTCTGGCCCAGTCCGATGACATGACGCTTTCGACCGTGGTGGTGGATCTGCTCCGGGCCGAAGCGGCGCAGGACATAACGCCCGAAACCCTGCCGGCCGCCCTAGCGGACACGGCGAGCTGGACACAGCTTTCCCCCCAGCAAGACATCGCCAATCTGGGAAGCAGAGCCAATCTAAAGCAGATCTACCTGCTGCGCGGCCCCGACGAGCAGGTCAAAGTCGTCATCCTGCCGGTGAGCGGCACCGGTTATGGCGGCCCGATCGAAGCCATGGTTGCCGTGGCCGATAACATGAACACGGTGGCGGGTCTTACCGTCCTCTCGCATGGGGAGACGCCGGGCCTGGGCGCGCGGATCACGGAGCCGGCTTGGCGGCAGCAGTTTTCCGGCAAGCGCATAGCCGATGACACCGGGGCGGTGCGCCTGACCGTCGCGCGGGGTGGCGGCAGCAGCGAGTTCGAGGTCGATGCCATTACCGGGGCGACGCGTACCAGCACTGCCATGGCCAAGATGCTGCAATTCTGGCTGGGGCCGCAGGGCTACGGCCCCCTGCTCCAGGCGATCCGGCGGGGAGAGTTCTGA
- the nqrF gene encoding NADH:ubiquinone reductase (Na(+)-transporting) subunit F: protein MIEIALGSALIIGLILALALGLLAARSRLVPDVALSVTVNGGQVIAAKRGAKLLEVLQGADIPVPAACGGSGTCGQCRVTATGPGAGELRATERGLLSASERRADVRLACQLNLRGSVEVTVAPEILSAGAFTCTVASNRMLAPLIRELVLDLPAGQDINFRAGGFMMLTAPPYERDFAHLEIDAEHELTWSVAGWEALRSQVSERTSRAYSLASRPQDRGQLVFNIRLAVPPAGQETEIPPGIVSSYLFGLTRGDTIEVSGPFGDFHVQPSERHMIFVGGGVGMAPLRAMIHEQLGLGTSRAMSYFYGARARNDLFYLDEFEHLATRHPSFDWTVALSDPAPGDRWHGPTGFIHQVLRDALLKHPAPEDCEYYLCGPPVMISAVLATLDELGVEAHSIFNDDFGS, encoded by the coding sequence ATGATCGAGATCGCCCTGGGCAGCGCCCTCATCATTGGCCTGATCCTGGCCCTGGCGCTCGGCCTGCTTGCCGCCCGCTCTCGACTGGTGCCCGACGTGGCGCTGTCGGTGACCGTCAATGGCGGACAGGTGATTGCCGCCAAGCGTGGCGCCAAACTGCTCGAAGTCCTGCAGGGCGCCGATATTCCCGTTCCCGCAGCCTGCGGCGGGAGTGGCACATGCGGCCAATGCCGGGTTACCGCCACCGGGCCTGGGGCGGGGGAATTGCGGGCGACCGAGCGCGGGTTGCTTTCGGCCAGCGAACGGCGCGCCGATGTGCGCCTCGCCTGCCAGCTCAACCTGCGTGGCTCGGTCGAGGTTACCGTGGCGCCGGAGATCCTTTCCGCGGGGGCCTTTACCTGCACCGTCGCGAGCAACCGCATGCTGGCGCCGCTGATCCGCGAACTGGTGCTCGACCTGCCGGCCGGGCAGGATATCAATTTCCGCGCCGGCGGCTTCATGATGCTGACGGCACCGCCTTACGAGCGAGACTTCGCCCATCTCGAAATCGACGCCGAGCATGAACTTACCTGGTCGGTCGCCGGCTGGGAGGCGCTGCGCTCGCAAGTGTCGGAACGCACCAGCCGGGCCTATTCGCTGGCCAGCCGACCCCAGGACCGCGGGCAGCTTGTCTTTAATATCCGGTTGGCCGTGCCTCCAGCGGGGCAGGAAACCGAGATCCCGCCGGGAATTGTTTCGTCCTATCTGTTCGGCCTGACGCGGGGCGACACGATTGAAGTCTCCGGGCCGTTCGGCGACTTCCATGTCCAGCCGAGCGAACGCCACATGATCTTTGTCGGGGGCGGCGTCGGCATGGCCCCATTGCGGGCCATGATCCACGAGCAACTCGGGCTGGGCACCAGCCGAGCCATGTCCTACTTCTACGGTGCCCGCGCCCGCAACGATCTATTCTATCTCGACGAATTCGAGCATCTGGCGACGCGGCACCCGAGCTTCGACTGGACCGTAGCGCTGTCCGATCCGGCCCCGGGGGACCGCTGGCATGGACCAACCGGCTTCATCCACCAGGTGTTGCGCGATGCGCTGCTCAAGCATCCGGCTCCCGAGGATTGCGAATACTACCTCTGCGGCCCGCCGGTCATGATTTCTGCGGTTCTGGCCACGCTCGACGAGCTCGGCGTTGAAGCGCATTCAATATTCAACGACGATTTCGGGAGCTAG
- the tnpB gene encoding IS66 family insertion sequence element accessory protein TnpB (TnpB, as the term is used for proteins encoded by IS66 family insertion elements, is considered an accessory protein, since TnpC, encoded by a neighboring gene, is a DDE family transposase.), protein MIPVRSNVRVWLASGHTDMRKGMGGLARLIQEGLGRDPFAGDVFVFRGRSGSLIKALWHDGVGLSLYAKRLERGRFIWPSTVDGVVHLSGGQMGYLLEGIDWRNPQQSWRPTRAG, encoded by the coding sequence ATGATCCCGGTTCGCTCCAATGTCCGCGTATGGCTGGCCAGCGGCCATACCGATATGCGCAAGGGGATGGGCGGGTTGGCGCGCCTGATCCAGGAAGGGCTGGGGCGGGACCCGTTTGCCGGGGACGTATTCGTGTTTCGAGGCCGCAGCGGCTCGCTGATCAAGGCGCTCTGGCACGACGGTGTGGGTCTGTCGCTCTATGCCAAGCGCCTTGAGCGGGGTCGCTTCATCTGGCCGTCCACCGTCGACGGCGTGGTTCATCTGAGTGGCGGGCAGATGGGCTATTTGCTCGAAGGCATCGACTGGCGCAACCCGCAGCAGAGCTGGCGCCCGACGCGGGCCGGATAG
- a CDS encoding FAD:protein FMN transferase, whose product MRTRNPNRRLVVTMGLSALAMPALARTPASTQTVTGPAFGTQWRVVLRAGADPIRLREMIERLLARIDMQLSPWQAESTIGRFNRLQSTDWYRADEAVVTVAKAALAVRSASGGCFDPAVGPLVNQWGFGPITGELGADRGFELGEAALRKHDGELTLDLCGIAKGYALDRLVSLLMDEGEEDFVADLGGEIALRGSHPSGRGWQVAIEDPRPDESGAAEIVALGNRAIATSGDKINAFNLGARRFSHIIDPATGEPVATTIASVSVIADEAMIADGWATALMAAGERGPALAEQNSLDALFVFRDGLGGLERISTHCFAAHIA is encoded by the coding sequence ATGCGGACGCGCAATCCCAACCGCCGCCTGGTTGTAACCATGGGACTTTCCGCGCTGGCCATGCCGGCACTTGCCCGCACACCGGCATCGACGCAGACTGTGACAGGGCCGGCATTCGGCACCCAGTGGCGGGTCGTGCTGCGCGCGGGGGCTGACCCGATCCGATTGCGAGAGATGATCGAAAGGCTGCTGGCCAGGATCGACATGCAGTTGTCGCCTTGGCAGGCCGAAAGCACTATCGGCCGCTTCAACCGGCTGCAAAGCACGGACTGGTACCGCGCCGACGAGGCGGTGGTGACAGTCGCTAAGGCGGCGCTTGCCGTGCGCAGCGCCAGCGGCGGCTGCTTTGATCCTGCGGTTGGCCCACTGGTCAATCAATGGGGCTTTGGGCCGATCACGGGCGAACTGGGCGCGGATCGGGGTTTCGAGTTGGGCGAGGCGGCCTTGCGCAAGCATGATGGCGAACTGACGCTTGACCTGTGCGGGATCGCCAAGGGCTATGCGCTCGATCGGCTGGTCAGCCTGCTGATGGACGAGGGAGAAGAGGATTTCGTGGCCGACCTGGGCGGCGAGATCGCCCTGCGCGGCAGTCATCCCAGCGGGCGAGGCTGGCAGGTGGCCATTGAAGACCCGCGCCCGGACGAGAGCGGCGCAGCCGAAATTGTCGCTCTCGGCAACCGGGCTATCGCCACTTCAGGCGACAAGATCAACGCCTTCAATCTCGGTGCACGTCGCTTCAGCCACATTATTGATCCCGCCACGGGCGAGCCGGTCGCGACAACCATTGCCTCGGTCTCCGTCATTGCCGACGAGGCGATGATCGCTGATGGTTGGGCCACCGCGCTGATGGCTGCCGGCGAGCGGGGCCCGGCCTTGGCTGAGCAAAACAGCCTCGATGCGCTGTTCGTATTCCGCGATGGGCTGGGTGGCCTTGAGCGCATTTCCACCCATTGCTTTGCCGCGCACATCGCCTGA
- a CDS encoding plasmid pRiA4b ORF-3 family protein yields the protein MISDRIARLHIQLDDVEPSIWRRVEVPLTSSLKAVHDVIQAVMLFEDYHLFQFEIGDRRYGYPDPEWGDEMRNARNARLGAMLARGETRFTYTYDFGDDWRHSVVVEDVVAADPVVDYPRFIEGARRAPPEDVGGLPGFEEFLMVMADPADEEHETTMTWYGRPFEPDDIDVPTITQRLGKLARRRAVGKAAFEKSRNRIN from the coding sequence ATGATCAGCGATCGCATTGCCCGGCTCCACATCCAGCTCGACGATGTGGAGCCCTCCATCTGGCGGCGTGTCGAGGTGCCGCTCACCAGCAGCCTCAAGGCCGTTCACGACGTCATCCAGGCCGTCATGCTGTTTGAAGACTACCATCTCTTCCAGTTCGAGATCGGCGACCGCCGCTATGGCTATCCCGACCCAGAATGGGGTGACGAGATGCGCAACGCTCGTAACGCCCGGCTGGGTGCCATGCTCGCCCGCGGCGAGACCCGCTTCACCTACACTTATGACTTTGGCGACGACTGGCGCCATAGCGTCGTAGTCGAGGACGTTGTCGCTGCAGACCCGGTGGTTGATTATCCACGCTTCATCGAGGGCGCCCGTCGCGCCCCGCCCGAAGATGTTGGAGGCCTGCCCGGCTTTGAAGAGTTCCTCATGGTCATGGCCGATCCTGCCGATGAAGAGCATGAGACCACTATGACCTGGTATGGCCGCCCCTTCGAACCGGACGATATCGATGTGCCCACAATAACCCAGCGCCTCGGAAAGCTCGCCCGCAGGCGCGCGGTTGGAAAAGCCGCATTTGAGAAGTCGCGGAACCGCATCAACTAA
- a CDS encoding excalibur calcium-binding domain-containing protein, whose protein sequence is MKYIGILLATFLLSAPAFGEERISRAVLEETGLTVAQSYSCQPRKTCGRIGSCQEARWYLHNCSWGGRLDGDSDGVPCESICR, encoded by the coding sequence ATGAAATATATTGGAATATTGCTGGCGACTTTCCTGCTGTCAGCTCCTGCATTCGGAGAAGAGCGCATCAGCCGCGCCGTTCTTGAAGAGACGGGCTTGACCGTCGCCCAGTCCTACTCCTGCCAGCCGAGGAAGACATGCGGACGCATCGGCTCTTGTCAGGAGGCGCGATGGTATCTCCATAATTGCTCATGGGGCGGGCGGCTCGACGGGGACAGCGACGGCGTGCCGTGTGAGAGCATCTGCCGGTGA
- a CDS encoding transposase, with protein MHMTVISGPERRRRWSAAEREEIVLASFAPGAVIAEVARQFDVSTSLIYNWRRDAQQPEAMFVPAVMAEDEAPVVPEVLGDGLANSPAIRLDLAGGTTVSIAATAPARLILTVLRALR; from the coding sequence ATGCATATGACGGTTATTTCGGGCCCTGAGCGCCGGCGACGCTGGAGCGCGGCGGAGCGAGAAGAGATCGTGCTAGCCTCGTTCGCGCCAGGCGCGGTGATTGCCGAGGTCGCGCGGCAGTTCGATGTATCGACCAGTCTGATCTACAATTGGCGCCGCGACGCTCAGCAGCCCGAGGCGATGTTTGTGCCCGCCGTCATGGCCGAGGACGAAGCTCCTGTGGTGCCGGAGGTGCTCGGGGATGGCCTTGCAAATAGTCCGGCGATCCGTCTCGATCTGGCTGGAGGGACGACGGTGAGCATTGCCGCGACGGCGCCCGCTCGGTTGATCCTGACGGTGCTGCGGGCACTGCGATGA